A region of Bicyclus anynana chromosome 15, ilBicAnyn1.1, whole genome shotgun sequence DNA encodes the following proteins:
- the LOC112054613 gene encoding uncharacterized protein LOC112054613, whose product MFSLVNHKFWVPRGVFAVFTRCYSVELENKYSESQKEKILQIINENTSSLSSYDITKARLKNISSWLKNNGQLKSLSDIKSIDGFTEKHADKLFNSLINGPQKKVQNLSKKIKGQILNPHLSETLRQSCKSVVAVFTTVNSVCWALIDRDNYEIQEWKYYHIEYPESNKMQITNILDIAWDVTKKLPSADIYVMKAEASSLRAAGSDPNNPKVLSVNLQKSQLIAMIVALINARQTVCADWETEEKANDTLKQKVFFLRPTLPFRLYGTLVGNERVSTDQTVETLLQEVKNRENNSQVHVPDKLVAMFRNQKDLQKDMLGQCLLLALTFMDVCIYMNKDSINKLLKRGE is encoded by the exons atgtttaGTTTAGTAAACCACAAATTTTGG GTTCCCCGTGGGGTATTTGCAGTGTTTACTAGATGTTACAGCGTCGAGTTGGAGAATAAATATTCAGAGTCTCAGAAAGAAAAGATATTGCAAATTATAAATGAGAATACTTCCAGTTTGTCAAG TTATGACATCACTAAAGCAAGATTAAAGAACATCTCGTCATGGTTAAAAAATAATGGTCAATTAAAGTCACTGTCAGATATAAAATCCATTGATGGTTTTACAGAGAAACATGCTGATAAACTGTTCAACAGTTTAATAAATGGGCCACAGAAAAAAGTTCAGAATCTCAGTAAAAAAATCAAGGGACAAATATTGAATCCACACTTGAGTGAAACTTTGAGACAG AGTTGCAAATCAGTGGTAGCGGTGTTCACTACAGTGAACTCAGTGTGTTGGGCACTCATTGACAGGGACAACTACGAGATACAGGAGTGGAAGTACTACCACATTGAGTATCCAGAGAGCAATAAGATGCAAATCACTAATATTCTGGATATT GCATGGGATGTCACCAAGAAGTTGCCATCAGCAGATATCTATGTTATGAAAGCCGAGGCCAGCAGTCTCCGAGCGGCTGGCAGCGACCCCAACAACCCCAAAGTGTTGAGTGTTAACTTACAAAAGTCACAACTCATAGCAATGATCGTCGCACTTATAAATGCCAGACAAACTGTTTGTGCAGACTG GGAAACTGAAGAAAAAGCCAACGATACTCTGAAACAGAAAGTGTTTTTCCTCAGACCAACACTTCCATTTAG attgtaCGGCACTCTTGTTGGTAACGAAAGAGTGTCAACCGACCAAACCGTGGAGACACTGCTGCAAGAGGTTAAAAACAGAGAGAACAATTCTCAAGTACATGTACCTGATAAATTGGTTGCTATGTTTAGAAACCAAAAAGATTTGCAGAAGGACATGCTGGGACAGTGTCTGTTGTTGGCTCTCACGTTTATGGATGTATGCATTTACATGAATAAGGATAGTATTAACAAACTGCTGAAGCGTGGAGAATGA
- the LOC112054611 gene encoding zinc finger protein 287 isoform X2 — MALASSVSLYYSIVQRAARHYLEDYCHTDTTAPYVLYKDGVERAPPGTQWGGTVLDGGYQPMQHQSPGGPSPQPEPQLASPAPSPYPPAPPPTDPAAEEAAQQLAQQQAQQQQQQQTSPDHMQVEQQLQSQSQPPQDHLDRTPCFVSQADLQQQYATPYFKETRPTSHMLGTGGFPLHYLKQNGGVLSLEGPLDQYAAPDLRHLPDIVQPEPPKPRKHNPNSELRLFKCLTCGKDFKQKSTLLQHERIHTDSRPYGCPECGKRFRQQSHLTQHLRIHANEKPYACVYCPRSFRQRAILNQHLRIHSDVSPHLIFKNGTTPTLWPQDVPYPPDENKEEVQSTFGDDGPNGDQRGSCFSPGDTAQYPAYFKDTKGLNHGVFGSSLSLQYLKGGKLPDVLGGRAMPLYVRCPICQKEFKQKSTLLQHGCIHIESRPYPCPECGKRFRQQSHLTQHLRIHTNEKPYGCVYCPRFFRQRTILNQHLRIHTGEKPYKCTQCGKDFRQKAILDQHTRTHQGDRPFCCPMPNCRRRFATEPEVKKHIDNHMNPHAAKARRADAKTPRPLPPAAAVVKPELYFPQCYAPPFQQFPAAEFKPAVGPAGACLPAQ, encoded by the exons ACACGACAGCGCCCTACGTGCTGTACAAGGATGGCGTGGAACGTGCTCCGCCGGGCACGCAGTGGGGCGGCACCGTGCTCGACGGCGGCTACCAGCCGATGCAGCATCAGAGCCCGGGCGGGCCCTCGCCGCAGCCCGAGCCGCAGCTGGCGTCGCCCGCGCCCTCGCCCtacccgcccgcgccgccgcccaccGACCCCGCGGCGGAGGAAGCAGCGCAGCAACTCGCACAGCAGCAAGCGCAGcaacagcagcagcagcagaCCTCCCCCGACCACATGCAGGTGGAGCAACAGCTGCAGAGTCAGTCGCAACCGCCGCAAGACCACCTGGACCGCACGCCGTGCTTCGTCTCCCAAGCGGATCTACAGCAGCAGTACGCCACGCCCTACTTCAAGGAGACGCGACCCACCAGCCACATGCTCGGCACCGGCGGATTCCCCCTGCACTACTTGAAACAGAACGGCGGAGTGTTATCGCTAGAGGGCCCGCTCGACCAGTACGCGGCGCCCGACTTGCGCCACCTGCCGGATATCGTGCAGCCCGAGCCGCCCAAGCCGCGCAAACACAACCCCAACTCCGAGCTGCGGCTCTTCAAATGCCTGACGTGTGGCAAAGACTTCAAGCAGAAGTCCACGCTGCTGCAACACGAGCGCATCCACACGGACTCGCGGCCGTACGGATGCCCCGAGTGCGGCAAGCGCTTCCGCCAGCAGTCGCACCTCACGCAGCACCTGCGCATCCACGCCAACGAGAAACCGTACGCGTGCGTGTACTGCCCGCGCTCCTTCCGCCAGCGCGCCATCCTCAACCAGCACCTGCGCATCCATTCCG ACGTGTCCCCGCACCTAATCTTCAAGAACGGAACGACGCCGACGTTGTGGCCGCAGGACGTGCCGTATCCGCCCGACGAGAACAAGGAGGAGGTGCAGTCGACCTTCGGCGACGACGGGCCCAACGGCGACCAGCGGGGTTCGTGCTTCTCGCCCGGAGACACGGCGCAATACCCCGCATACTTCAAGGACACGAAGGGGCTCAACCACGGCGTCTTCGGCTCGAGCCTGTCGCTGCAGTATCTCAAGGGCGGCAAACTCCCCGACGTGTTGGGCGGGCGGGCGATGCCCCTGTACGTCCGCTGTCCGATCTGCCAGAAGGAGTTCAAGCAGAAGTCGACGCTGCTGCAGCACGGCTGCATACACATAGAGTCCCGGCCGTACCCGTGCCCCGAGTGCGGCAAGCGCTTCCGGCAGCAGTCGCACCTCACGCAGCACCTGCGCATCCACACCAACGAGAAGCCGTACGGCTGCGTGTACTGCCCGCGGTTCTTCCGGCAGCGGACGATCCTCAACCAGCACCTGCGCATCCACACCGGCGAGAAGCCGTACAAGTGCACGCAGTGCGGCAAGGACTTCCGGCAGAAGGCGATCCTGGACCAGCACACGCGCACGCACCAGGGCGACCGGCCCTTCTGCTGCCCGATGCCCAACTGCCGGCGGCGGTTCGCCACCGAGCCGGAGGTGAAGAAGCACATCGACAACCACATGAACCCGCACGCGGCGAAGGCGCGGCGCGCTGACGCCAAGACGCCGCGCCCgctgccgcccgccgccgctGTGGTGAAGCCCGAGCTGTACTTCCCGCAGTGCTACGCGCCGCCGTTCCAGCAGTTCCCCGCCGCCGAGTTCAAGCCGGCGGTGGGCCCGGCCGGCGCGTGCCTGCCCGCGCAGTGA
- the LOC112054611 gene encoding zinc finger protein 287 isoform X1, whose protein sequence is MALASSVSLYYSIVQRAARHYLEDYCHTDTTAPYVLYKDGVERAPPGTQWGGTVLDGGYQPMQHQSPGGPSPQPEPQLASPAPSPYPPAPPPTDPAAEEAAQQLAQQQAQQQQQQQTSPDHMQVEQQLQSQSQPPQDHLDRTPCFVSQADLQQQYATPYFKETRPTSHMLGTGGFPLHYLKQNGGVLSLEGPLDQYAAPDLRHLPDIVQPEPPKPRKHNPNSELRLFKCLTCGKDFKQKSTLLQHERIHTDSRPYGCPECGKRFRQQSHLTQHLRIHANEKPYACVYCPRSFRQRAILNQHLRIHSGEKPYTCGECGKHFRQKAILNQHVRTHQDVSPHLIFKNGTTPTLWPQDVPYPPDENKEEVQSTFGDDGPNGDQRGSCFSPGDTAQYPAYFKDTKGLNHGVFGSSLSLQYLKGGKLPDVLGGRAMPLYVRCPICQKEFKQKSTLLQHGCIHIESRPYPCPECGKRFRQQSHLTQHLRIHTNEKPYGCVYCPRFFRQRTILNQHLRIHTGEKPYKCTQCGKDFRQKAILDQHTRTHQGDRPFCCPMPNCRRRFATEPEVKKHIDNHMNPHAAKARRADAKTPRPLPPAAAVVKPELYFPQCYAPPFQQFPAAEFKPAVGPAGACLPAQ, encoded by the exons ACACGACAGCGCCCTACGTGCTGTACAAGGATGGCGTGGAACGTGCTCCGCCGGGCACGCAGTGGGGCGGCACCGTGCTCGACGGCGGCTACCAGCCGATGCAGCATCAGAGCCCGGGCGGGCCCTCGCCGCAGCCCGAGCCGCAGCTGGCGTCGCCCGCGCCCTCGCCCtacccgcccgcgccgccgcccaccGACCCCGCGGCGGAGGAAGCAGCGCAGCAACTCGCACAGCAGCAAGCGCAGcaacagcagcagcagcagaCCTCCCCCGACCACATGCAGGTGGAGCAACAGCTGCAGAGTCAGTCGCAACCGCCGCAAGACCACCTGGACCGCACGCCGTGCTTCGTCTCCCAAGCGGATCTACAGCAGCAGTACGCCACGCCCTACTTCAAGGAGACGCGACCCACCAGCCACATGCTCGGCACCGGCGGATTCCCCCTGCACTACTTGAAACAGAACGGCGGAGTGTTATCGCTAGAGGGCCCGCTCGACCAGTACGCGGCGCCCGACTTGCGCCACCTGCCGGATATCGTGCAGCCCGAGCCGCCCAAGCCGCGCAAACACAACCCCAACTCCGAGCTGCGGCTCTTCAAATGCCTGACGTGTGGCAAAGACTTCAAGCAGAAGTCCACGCTGCTGCAACACGAGCGCATCCACACGGACTCGCGGCCGTACGGATGCCCCGAGTGCGGCAAGCGCTTCCGCCAGCAGTCGCACCTCACGCAGCACCTGCGCATCCACGCCAACGAGAAACCGTACGCGTGCGTGTACTGCCCGCGCTCCTTCCGCCAGCGCGCCATCCTCAACCAGCACCTGCGCATCCATTCCGGTGAGAAGCCATATACGTGCGGCGAGTGCGGCAAACATTTCCGCCAGAAGGCCATCCTGAACCAGCACGTCCGCACACACCAAG ACGTGTCCCCGCACCTAATCTTCAAGAACGGAACGACGCCGACGTTGTGGCCGCAGGACGTGCCGTATCCGCCCGACGAGAACAAGGAGGAGGTGCAGTCGACCTTCGGCGACGACGGGCCCAACGGCGACCAGCGGGGTTCGTGCTTCTCGCCCGGAGACACGGCGCAATACCCCGCATACTTCAAGGACACGAAGGGGCTCAACCACGGCGTCTTCGGCTCGAGCCTGTCGCTGCAGTATCTCAAGGGCGGCAAACTCCCCGACGTGTTGGGCGGGCGGGCGATGCCCCTGTACGTCCGCTGTCCGATCTGCCAGAAGGAGTTCAAGCAGAAGTCGACGCTGCTGCAGCACGGCTGCATACACATAGAGTCCCGGCCGTACCCGTGCCCCGAGTGCGGCAAGCGCTTCCGGCAGCAGTCGCACCTCACGCAGCACCTGCGCATCCACACCAACGAGAAGCCGTACGGCTGCGTGTACTGCCCGCGGTTCTTCCGGCAGCGGACGATCCTCAACCAGCACCTGCGCATCCACACCGGCGAGAAGCCGTACAAGTGCACGCAGTGCGGCAAGGACTTCCGGCAGAAGGCGATCCTGGACCAGCACACGCGCACGCACCAGGGCGACCGGCCCTTCTGCTGCCCGATGCCCAACTGCCGGCGGCGGTTCGCCACCGAGCCGGAGGTGAAGAAGCACATCGACAACCACATGAACCCGCACGCGGCGAAGGCGCGGCGCGCTGACGCCAAGACGCCGCGCCCgctgccgcccgccgccgctGTGGTGAAGCCCGAGCTGTACTTCCCGCAGTGCTACGCGCCGCCGTTCCAGCAGTTCCCCGCCGCCGAGTTCAAGCCGGCGGTGGGCCCGGCCGGCGCGTGCCTGCCCGCGCAGTGA